From Arthrobacter sp. FW306-2-2C-D06B, a single genomic window includes:
- a CDS encoding hydroxypyruvate isomerase family protein encodes MTYTVNCSILLTELPLLERPAAAKAAGFDAVEFWWPFETSVPSDARVTEFENAIKDAGVQLTGLNFNAGNMPGGDRGLVSWPARSSEFLDNIDVVAGIGERLGCKAFNALYGNRVDGESAEKQDAIGAENLASAADGVARIGGTVLLEPVSGAPKYPLLKAADALKVIARVKEESGATNVKLLADFYHLAVNGDDVAAVIENHAKDFGHIQIADNPGRGAPGTGELPLGEWIARSRELGYEGYIGLEYKEPQETAFSWAIRQRATSH; translated from the coding sequence ATGACGTACACAGTGAACTGCTCCATCCTCCTGACGGAGCTGCCCCTGCTCGAGCGCCCCGCGGCCGCGAAGGCTGCCGGCTTTGACGCCGTCGAATTCTGGTGGCCCTTTGAAACCTCCGTCCCGTCGGACGCCCGGGTCACCGAGTTCGAGAACGCCATCAAGGACGCTGGCGTTCAGCTCACCGGCCTGAACTTCAACGCCGGCAACATGCCGGGCGGCGACCGCGGCCTGGTTTCCTGGCCCGCCCGCTCCTCCGAGTTCCTGGACAACATCGACGTCGTCGCAGGCATCGGCGAGCGGCTCGGCTGCAAGGCCTTCAACGCCCTCTACGGCAACCGCGTGGACGGCGAATCCGCCGAGAAGCAGGACGCCATCGGTGCCGAGAACCTCGCCAGCGCGGCGGATGGCGTCGCACGCATCGGCGGCACCGTCCTCCTCGAACCCGTCAGCGGCGCCCCCAAGTACCCGCTCCTCAAAGCCGCCGACGCCCTCAAGGTGATCGCCCGCGTCAAGGAAGAATCCGGCGCCACGAACGTCAAGCTCCTCGCCGACTTCTACCACCTGGCAGTCAACGGGGATGACGTCGCGGCCGTCATCGAGAACCACGCGAAGGACTTCGGCCACATCCAGATCGCCGACAACCCCGGCCGCGGGGCTCCCGGAACCGGTGAGCTTCCCCTCGGCGAATGGATCGCCCGCAGCCGCGAACTCGGCTACGAAGGCTACATCGGCCTCGAGTACAAGGAACCGCAGGAAACGGCCTTCAGCTGGGCCATCCGCCAGCGCGCCACCTCCCACTAG
- a CDS encoding 2-hydroxy-3-oxopropionate reductase yields MSNVAVIGLGIMGLPMAINLVKAGHTVTGFNRSQDKIDKLVSEGGKGAMSIADAVKDADVVITMVPDSPDVEGVVSGPDGVFANAKKGTLWIDASSIRPDVAARLSADAVAAGIRPLDAPVSGGEQGAIDAVLSIMVGGDAADFEAAQDVLNAVGKTIVHVGPSGSGQTVKAANQLIVAVNIEVLGEAIAFLEAYGVDTDAALKVLGGGLAGSKVLDQKGQKMLDRNFDPGFRLALHHKDLGIVTSAAREANVAIPLGAVVAQLVAATVNQGDGGLDHSGLFKQVLQLSGRK; encoded by the coding sequence ATGAGCAACGTTGCAGTTATCGGACTCGGAATCATGGGCCTTCCCATGGCCATCAACCTGGTCAAGGCCGGCCACACCGTCACCGGGTTCAACCGCAGCCAGGACAAGATCGACAAGCTCGTCTCCGAAGGCGGCAAGGGTGCCATGAGCATCGCCGACGCCGTCAAGGACGCCGACGTCGTCATCACCATGGTGCCCGACTCCCCCGACGTCGAAGGTGTCGTGAGCGGCCCCGACGGTGTCTTCGCCAACGCGAAGAAGGGCACCCTCTGGATCGACGCGAGCAGCATCCGCCCTGACGTCGCAGCCCGCCTCTCGGCAGACGCCGTCGCAGCCGGCATCCGCCCGCTCGACGCCCCGGTCTCCGGCGGCGAACAGGGCGCCATCGACGCCGTCCTGTCCATCATGGTCGGCGGCGACGCAGCCGACTTCGAAGCGGCACAGGATGTCCTCAACGCCGTCGGCAAGACCATCGTCCACGTCGGCCCCTCCGGCTCCGGCCAGACCGTCAAAGCAGCGAACCAGCTGATCGTAGCCGTCAACATCGAGGTCCTCGGCGAGGCCATCGCCTTCCTTGAGGCCTACGGCGTGGACACGGACGCAGCCCTCAAGGTCCTCGGCGGCGGCTTGGCCGGCTCCAAGGTCCTCGACCAGAAGGGCCAGAAGATGCTCGACCGCAACTTCGACCCCGGCTTCCGCCTGGCCCTCCACCACAAGGACCTCGGAATCGTCACCTCTGCAGCCCGCGAAGCCAACGTCGCAATCCCGCTCGGCGCCGTCGTCGCGCAGCTCGTCGCCGCCACTGTCAACCAGGGCGACGGCGGACTCGACCACTCGGGCCTCTTCAAGCAGGTCCTCCAGCTCAGCGGCCGCAAGTAA
- the gcl gene encoding glyoxylate carboligase — MTKMRTVDAAVAILAKEGAIEAFGLPGAAINPFYSAMRAHGGIRHTLARHVEGASHMADGYSRAADGNIGICIGTSGPAGTDMITGLYAAWADSIPMLCITGQAPVAKLHKEDFQAVDIESIAKPVTKMAMTILEPGQVPGAFQKAFQLMRSGRPGPVLLDLPFDVQMAEIEFDIDAYEPIAVEKPKASRKQLEKALDMLTAAERPLIVAGGGIINAGASAQLVELAELLNVPVIPTLMGWGTIPDDHVLMAGMVGLQTSHRYGNETMLASDFVIGIGNRWANRHTGGLDTYTAGRKFVHIDIEPTQIGRVFSPDFGIASDAGAALDGLIELARERQAAKSLPDYSAWVAECIARKGSLQRKTHFENVPIKPQRVYEEMNRSFGRDTTYVSTIGLSQIAGAQLLHVFGPRKWINAGQAGPLGWTCPAALGVVRGKPDETVVALSGDYDFQFMIEELAVGAQFNLPYIHVVVNNSYLGLIRQSQRGFNMEQNVSLAFENINSPETNGYGVDHVKVAEGLGCKAIRVEDPSDLPAAFDKAKALMDEFKVPVVVEVILEKITNISMGVEINGVNEFEELAERGEDAPTAIIALLD; from the coding sequence ATGACGAAGATGCGCACTGTAGACGCAGCCGTCGCCATCTTGGCAAAGGAAGGCGCCATCGAGGCGTTCGGCCTGCCAGGCGCCGCAATCAACCCGTTCTATTCCGCGATGCGGGCACACGGCGGCATCCGCCACACCCTGGCCCGCCACGTTGAAGGCGCCAGCCACATGGCTGACGGCTACTCCCGTGCGGCGGACGGAAACATCGGTATCTGCATTGGCACCTCGGGCCCTGCAGGGACGGACATGATCACCGGCCTGTACGCAGCCTGGGCAGATTCCATCCCCATGCTCTGCATCACCGGCCAGGCCCCCGTTGCCAAACTGCACAAGGAAGACTTCCAGGCCGTGGACATCGAGTCCATCGCCAAGCCGGTCACCAAGATGGCCATGACCATCCTGGAACCGGGCCAGGTTCCCGGCGCTTTCCAGAAGGCCTTCCAGCTGATGCGCTCCGGCCGTCCCGGCCCGGTCCTGCTGGACCTGCCGTTCGACGTGCAGATGGCCGAGATCGAGTTCGACATCGACGCTTACGAGCCCATCGCCGTCGAAAAGCCGAAGGCCAGCCGCAAGCAGCTGGAAAAGGCACTGGACATGCTCACCGCAGCCGAGCGCCCGCTGATCGTTGCCGGTGGCGGCATCATCAACGCAGGCGCCTCCGCGCAGCTGGTTGAACTGGCCGAACTGCTCAACGTTCCGGTCATCCCCACCCTGATGGGCTGGGGCACTATCCCGGACGACCACGTGCTGATGGCCGGCATGGTGGGCCTGCAGACCTCGCACCGCTACGGCAACGAGACCATGCTGGCCTCGGACTTCGTGATCGGCATCGGCAACCGCTGGGCCAACCGCCACACCGGCGGCCTGGACACCTACACTGCCGGCCGCAAGTTCGTGCACATCGACATCGAGCCCACGCAGATCGGCCGCGTGTTCTCGCCGGACTTCGGCATCGCGTCCGACGCCGGTGCGGCGCTGGACGGGCTGATCGAGCTGGCCCGCGAGCGCCAGGCAGCCAAGTCCCTGCCGGACTACTCCGCTTGGGTCGCCGAGTGCATCGCCCGCAAGGGTTCCCTGCAGCGCAAGACCCACTTCGAGAACGTGCCGATCAAGCCGCAGCGCGTGTACGAAGAGATGAACCGTTCATTTGGTCGAGACACCACCTACGTGTCCACCATCGGCCTCTCGCAGATCGCCGGCGCACAGCTCCTGCACGTCTTCGGCCCGCGCAAGTGGATCAACGCCGGCCAGGCCGGCCCCCTGGGCTGGACATGTCCTGCCGCGCTGGGCGTTGTCCGCGGCAAGCCGGACGAGACCGTTGTTGCCCTGTCCGGTGACTACGATTTCCAGTTCATGATCGAAGAACTGGCCGTGGGCGCACAGTTCAACCTGCCGTACATCCACGTGGTGGTGAACAACTCGTACCTGGGCCTGATCCGCCAGTCGCAGCGCGGCTTCAACATGGAACAGAATGTGTCCCTCGCGTTCGAGAACATCAACAGCCCCGAAACAAACGGCTACGGCGTGGACCACGTCAAGGTTGCCGAAGGCCTGGGCTGCAAAGCGATCCGCGTGGAAGACCCGTCCGACCTGCCTGCCGCGTTCGACAAGGCCAAGGCACTCATGGACGAGTTCAAGGTTCCCGTGGTGGTCGAAGTGATCCTGGAAAAGATCACCAACATCTCCATGGGCGTTGAAATCAACGGCGTGAACGAGTTCGAAGAACTGGCCGAGCGCGGCGAAGACGCACCCACTGCGATCATCGCCCTGCTGGACTAG
- a CDS encoding glycerate kinase produces MRVVIAPDKFKGSLSAPEVASRLSAGLRAGVAANRPGEDFETTLIPVADGGEGTLDAAVGSGFTRRSTTVTGPTGQPITAEFAVRGEEAVIEMAAASGLAVLPGFGDGSAPNTETARSSTSLGTGELIRAALDLGCRHIILGVGGSANTDGGAGVLQGLGAALLDADGNELPGGGAALQRLDRIDFSNLDVRLEVTEFVLASDVDNPLLGRTGAAAIFGPQKGATPDDVATLDAALAHFVEVLASEIGSEAQDAAQAPGAGAAGGVGYIAIAALGAARRPGIDVVLEFTELEQRLAGADLVITGEGSLDEQSLLGKTPMGVARAAARSGIPVIAVCGRSTLSPEQLSESGFESVHALTDLEANVEKCIAEAGPLLEELGKHIGVRLSEKAASTQDAARTETKEQLHV; encoded by the coding sequence ATGCGTGTGGTCATAGCCCCGGACAAGTTCAAGGGATCGCTGTCAGCCCCCGAGGTCGCCAGCCGCTTGAGCGCCGGGCTGCGGGCAGGTGTCGCCGCAAACCGCCCGGGCGAGGACTTTGAAACCACGCTCATTCCAGTGGCCGACGGCGGCGAAGGGACTCTCGACGCCGCCGTCGGCTCCGGCTTCACCCGCCGCAGCACGACGGTCACCGGCCCCACGGGCCAGCCGATCACGGCGGAATTCGCCGTGCGCGGCGAGGAAGCCGTCATCGAAATGGCGGCGGCCTCCGGACTTGCGGTGCTGCCAGGCTTCGGCGACGGCAGCGCCCCGAACACCGAAACGGCCAGGAGCTCCACAAGCCTGGGCACCGGCGAACTCATACGCGCCGCCCTGGACCTCGGCTGCCGGCACATCATCCTCGGCGTCGGCGGCAGCGCCAACACCGACGGCGGCGCCGGCGTGCTGCAGGGCCTCGGCGCGGCCCTCCTCGACGCCGACGGCAACGAACTCCCTGGCGGCGGCGCAGCACTGCAGCGCCTGGACCGGATCGACTTCTCGAACCTCGATGTCCGTTTGGAGGTCACCGAGTTCGTCTTGGCGTCCGACGTCGACAATCCCCTTTTGGGCCGCACCGGCGCCGCCGCGATCTTCGGACCGCAGAAGGGCGCCACGCCGGACGACGTCGCCACGCTCGACGCGGCCTTGGCCCACTTCGTCGAGGTCCTCGCCAGCGAGATCGGCTCCGAAGCCCAGGACGCCGCACAAGCTCCGGGCGCAGGCGCGGCGGGCGGGGTCGGCTACATCGCCATCGCGGCGCTGGGCGCGGCACGCAGGCCGGGCATCGACGTCGTGCTCGAATTCACTGAACTCGAGCAGCGGCTGGCGGGCGCGGACCTGGTGATCACTGGCGAAGGCAGCCTCGACGAACAAAGCCTGCTCGGCAAAACGCCGATGGGCGTGGCACGGGCGGCAGCGCGTTCGGGGATCCCTGTGATAGCCGTCTGCGGCCGCAGTACGCTGAGCCCGGAACAACTTTCGGAGTCCGGTTTCGAGTCGGTCCACGCATTGACCGACCTCGAAGCCAATGTTGAGAAATGTATAGCTGAAGCAGGGCCGCTGCTTGAAGAATTGGGTAAGCACATCGGCGTGCGCCTCTCTGAAAAAGCGGCATCTACCCAAGACGCAGCGCGAACCGAGACCAAGGAGCAACTCCATGTCTGA
- the allB gene encoding allantoinase AllB, producing MSEETTTAHGPFDLVIRGQRILTTAGITAREVGVRNGVIVAIEPLGNGLQGTEVIELGDDETLIPGLVDTHVHVNEPGRTEWEGFASATRAAAAGGVTTIIDMPLNSIPPTTNVEGLKLKREVAEDQAFVDVGFWGGAIPGNKKDLRPLHDEGVFGFKCFLLHSGVDEFPHLDADEMEEDMAELKSFDSLMIVHAEDSHAIDHAPHPGGAHYSTFLASRPRGAENKAIAEVIERARWTGARAHILHLSSSDALPMIASAKRDGVHLTVETCPHYLTLMAEEIPDGATAYKCCPPIREASNRELLWQGLQDGTIDCIVSDHSPSTLDLKDLENGDFAVAWGGVSSLQLGLSLIWTEARHRGISLEQVVSWMSEKPAALARLHNKGQLALGYDADFSIFAPDDAFVVDVKKLKHKNPITPYDGKALSGVVRKTYLRGSEIDGRTPSGKLIRRGGV from the coding sequence ATGTCTGAAGAAACCACCACAGCACACGGCCCGTTTGACCTGGTCATCCGCGGTCAGCGCATCCTCACCACCGCCGGCATCACCGCCCGCGAGGTCGGTGTCCGCAACGGCGTGATCGTCGCCATCGAGCCTTTGGGCAACGGCCTGCAGGGCACCGAAGTCATCGAGCTCGGCGACGACGAAACCCTCATCCCCGGCCTGGTGGACACCCACGTGCACGTCAACGAGCCCGGCCGCACCGAATGGGAAGGTTTCGCGTCCGCCACCCGCGCTGCGGCAGCCGGCGGCGTCACCACCATCATCGACATGCCGCTGAACTCCATCCCGCCCACCACCAACGTGGAAGGCCTCAAGCTCAAGCGCGAAGTCGCCGAGGACCAGGCGTTCGTGGACGTCGGATTCTGGGGCGGCGCCATCCCGGGCAACAAGAAGGACCTCCGTCCGCTGCACGACGAGGGCGTCTTCGGCTTCAAGTGCTTCCTGCTCCACTCCGGCGTGGACGAATTCCCGCACCTGGACGCGGACGAGATGGAAGAGGACATGGCCGAGCTCAAGTCCTTCGACTCCCTCATGATCGTCCATGCCGAGGATTCCCACGCGATCGACCACGCACCCCACCCCGGCGGCGCACATTACTCCACTTTCCTTGCCTCCCGCCCCCGCGGCGCCGAGAACAAGGCCATCGCCGAGGTGATCGAACGCGCCCGCTGGACGGGCGCCCGCGCGCACATCCTGCACCTCTCGTCGTCGGACGCGCTGCCCATGATCGCTTCGGCAAAGCGCGACGGCGTCCACCTCACCGTGGAGACCTGCCCGCACTACCTCACTCTCATGGCCGAGGAAATCCCCGACGGCGCCACCGCGTACAAGTGCTGCCCGCCCATCCGCGAGGCCTCCAACCGCGAGCTGCTCTGGCAGGGCCTGCAGGACGGCACGATCGATTGCATCGTCTCGGACCACTCCCCCTCGACGCTTGACCTCAAGGACCTGGAAAACGGCGACTTCGCCGTGGCCTGGGGCGGCGTCTCCTCGTTGCAGCTGGGGCTCTCGTTGATCTGGACCGAGGCACGGCACCGCGGGATCTCCCTGGAGCAAGTTGTGTCCTGGATGTCCGAGAAGCCCGCGGCCTTGGCCCGCCTGCACAACAAAGGCCAGCTCGCTCTCGGCTACGACGCCGATTTCTCCATCTTCGCGCCGGACGACGCGTTTGTCGTCGACGTCAAGAAGCTCAAGCACAAGAACCCGATCACGCCGTACGACGGCAAGGCGCTCTCCGGCGTCGTACGCAAAACGTACCTGCGCGGCAGCGAGATCGACGGTCGGACGCCCAGCGGCAAGCTGATTCGCCGCGGCGGCGTGTAA
- a CDS encoding winged helix-turn-helix domain-containing protein, protein MAVNVHAPYGQLPARLNSSRHQPAARPSALRPGLVRPGMHPRGLAVWVQPGEGREIDPEVWARAAEAVLARARKLAPGAEVLLWPATGAATSGDSSGSKASDPGTSDAASASEVSDAGSRTAAANPPVSLAGRRSTVAVDLAANTVLLDGVPVSFTAMEHSLLRYLVENLSRPIPREELQRFLESLDCPGAAFRSIDVYVGRVRRKLGSARHVIATVRGGGYQFVPGPGSTVRGPAEYCI, encoded by the coding sequence ATGGCCGTCAACGTCCATGCCCCGTACGGGCAACTGCCCGCACGGCTCAACTCCTCGCGGCACCAGCCCGCCGCCCGGCCGTCCGCGCTTCGGCCCGGTCTGGTTCGGCCCGGGATGCACCCGCGCGGACTCGCCGTGTGGGTACAGCCCGGGGAAGGCCGCGAGATCGATCCCGAGGTTTGGGCCCGGGCCGCTGAAGCGGTCCTGGCCCGGGCCCGCAAACTTGCTCCGGGGGCGGAAGTCCTCCTTTGGCCCGCCACCGGAGCTGCAACGTCCGGTGATTCTTCCGGTTCGAAGGCTTCCGATCCGGGCACGTCCGACGCCGCTTCGGCGTCGGAAGTGTCCGACGCCGGGAGCCGCACCGCCGCTGCCAACCCGCCGGTTTCCCTCGCCGGCCGACGCAGCACCGTGGCAGTGGACCTGGCCGCGAACACCGTCCTCCTCGATGGGGTCCCCGTCAGCTTCACGGCGATGGAACACAGCCTCCTCCGTTACCTCGTGGAAAACCTGTCCCGCCCCATCCCACGTGAAGAATTGCAACGCTTTCTGGAGTCACTTGACTGTCCCGGCGCGGCATTTCGGTCCATCGACGTGTATGTTGGACGCGTCCGGCGCAAGCTGGGCTCGGCCCGCCATGTCATCGCCACAGTGCGTGGAGGCGGCTACCAGTTCGTGCCCGGACCAGGCTCCACAGTCCGCGGACCGGCGGAATACTGCATCTAG
- the bcp gene encoding thioredoxin-dependent thiol peroxidase, whose translation MTQKLLAGTQAPDFALLNSEGQKVSLSDYRGRNVIVYFYPEAATPGCTTEACDFRDSLSSLQSSGYEVLGISPDSPEKIARFAGDFSLTFPLLSDEDHAVALAYGAWGEKLVNGEVVDGLVRSTVVLDGEGKVKLTQYQVKAQGHVAALKAELGL comes from the coding sequence ATGACCCAAAAACTCCTCGCCGGAACCCAGGCCCCCGATTTCGCGCTGCTTAACTCCGAAGGCCAGAAGGTCTCCCTGTCCGATTACCGCGGACGCAACGTCATCGTGTACTTCTACCCGGAAGCCGCCACCCCCGGCTGCACCACGGAGGCCTGCGACTTCCGCGACAGCCTCTCCAGCCTGCAGTCCTCCGGCTACGAAGTCCTGGGCATCTCCCCTGACTCCCCCGAAAAGATCGCACGCTTCGCCGGCGACTTCTCCCTGACCTTCCCGCTCCTCTCCGACGAAGACCACGCCGTCGCCCTCGCCTACGGCGCCTGGGGCGAGAAGCTCGTGAACGGCGAAGTGGTCGACGGACTGGTCCGCTCCACCGTGGTGCTCGACGGCGAAGGCAAGGTCAAGCTGACCCAGTACCAGGTCAAGGCCCAGGGCCACGTAGCGGCCCTCAAGGCCGAACTCGGCCTCTAA
- a CDS encoding amidohydrolase → MSGTTKNAELKATAWEWVEQQKEQLSAWHTNIWELAEPAWREYESCAWYVKTLREHGFTVEEGSGGMPTAFAAEWTSPAGPGTRILGYAEYDAIPGNCQAASTKREPRTGMSRFAPGHTDPHSALGISTLAGFLAAKDTMQRHHIPGTLVYTGEPAEKVQGSKVVHGLRGYYDNLDAIISYHPFYMMPLCNTVRWDTHCGSYYSKIYTFTCDSPEGWNNTYGDSPIPSSHSAARAPGADAALFTMFSLTKTTQDSMLPQAGGWSLSEAILTAGQATADNQPAGLAQIQYSWRCPSLAEADSVLAVLDRNAELAAAASHCSVSSRWVARNRPGIANHTVAQVAWDNIAAVGAPILDERAREIGREIQASCGVEPMENPFHPATAELITPQDAETELRRHIPATQQNWTSDDYVEMTWYAPTIRFYTARPTLAPDEKGTAYPGWAMTAMGGIPETIDPTITATGKMIAGMVLDLLTSRDVLAEAKAEFDAEKRRRGAVAPLLPADFSAPTDFRWPEYIGQGKAREWWIPVSEESWNTAGGN, encoded by the coding sequence ATGAGCGGGACGACCAAGAACGCCGAGTTGAAGGCCACGGCATGGGAGTGGGTGGAGCAGCAGAAAGAGCAGCTTTCCGCCTGGCACACGAATATTTGGGAGCTGGCCGAGCCAGCATGGCGCGAATACGAGTCGTGCGCCTGGTACGTCAAGACGTTGCGCGAGCATGGCTTCACCGTCGAGGAAGGCAGCGGGGGCATGCCCACTGCCTTCGCCGCCGAATGGACAAGTCCCGCCGGTCCCGGCACGCGGATCCTGGGCTATGCCGAATACGATGCCATTCCGGGCAATTGCCAGGCGGCGTCCACCAAGCGGGAGCCCCGAACCGGCATGTCGCGCTTTGCCCCGGGCCATACGGATCCGCACTCGGCTCTGGGTATCTCGACGCTCGCGGGGTTCCTCGCCGCAAAAGACACGATGCAACGGCACCACATCCCGGGCACGTTGGTCTACACGGGCGAGCCGGCCGAGAAGGTCCAGGGATCCAAGGTGGTCCACGGCCTGCGCGGGTATTACGACAATCTGGATGCCATCATCTCGTACCACCCGTTCTACATGATGCCCCTGTGCAACACCGTCCGTTGGGACACCCACTGCGGGTCCTACTACAGCAAGATCTACACCTTCACTTGCGACAGCCCGGAGGGATGGAACAACACCTACGGCGACAGTCCCATCCCGTCGTCGCACTCTGCCGCCCGGGCTCCTGGAGCGGACGCGGCGCTGTTCACGATGTTCTCGCTGACCAAGACCACGCAGGATTCGATGCTGCCGCAGGCGGGCGGTTGGTCGCTGTCGGAAGCGATCCTCACCGCAGGACAGGCGACGGCGGACAACCAGCCTGCGGGGCTGGCCCAGATCCAGTACTCCTGGCGCTGTCCGAGCCTCGCCGAGGCCGACTCCGTGCTGGCGGTGCTGGATCGCAATGCCGAACTCGCCGCGGCTGCATCGCACTGCAGCGTTAGTTCCCGCTGGGTGGCGCGCAACCGTCCGGGCATCGCCAACCACACTGTCGCTCAGGTGGCCTGGGACAACATCGCGGCTGTTGGAGCGCCGATTTTGGATGAGCGGGCCCGGGAGATCGGACGCGAAATCCAAGCCTCGTGTGGAGTGGAACCCATGGAAAATCCGTTCCATCCGGCAACGGCCGAGCTCATCACCCCGCAGGACGCCGAAACAGAGCTGCGCCGGCACATCCCGGCAACCCAGCAGAACTGGACCAGCGATGACTATGTGGAAATGACCTGGTATGCGCCCACTATCCGCTTCTACACGGCGCGGCCCACCTTGGCGCCGGATGAGAAGGGCACTGCATACCCGGGCTGGGCCATGACCGCCATGGGCGGCATACCGGAGACGATCGACCCGACCATCACGGCGACAGGCAAGATGATCGCCGGCATGGTGCTGGATCTGCTGACTTCTCGTGACGTGCTGGCTGAGGCAAAGGCAGAGTTCGACGCCGAGAAGCGCCGCCGCGGTGCCGTGGCACCCCTGCTTCCTGCCGATTTCAGCGCGCCGACGGATTTCCGATGGCCCGAATACATCGGCCAAGGCAAGGCCCGCGAGTGGTGGATCCCCGTGTCCGAAGAGTCATGGAACACTGCCGGCGGCAACTAA
- a CDS encoding thiamine pyrophosphate-binding protein, which translates to MTTSIPTNNVGLAVMTTLRNYGIDAIFGIPGTHNLEFYRHLEPLGIRPVTTRHEQGAGYGSDGWSQLKGLPGVVITTSGPGLLNAMSAAATSYCESRPMIILSPGAPRGSEFSDIGLLHETKDPTGAVRALIGRSTRVASGSEAVELIHEAFSFFAHGRPRPVHIEIPLDVLEGASDVDPSALEARPLGAPKTAADDAVATAAEILGRASNPVILAGGGSLGTGGALLELAELLQAPVVTTINGKGAIPEAHPLSLGSEIRLAAAQDLCNASDALLVIGSKVGESELWGGKIVPQGSCIRIDIDPAQLQCNLAPDVELLGNASAVVPQLLAALAGHEPGPAPELDHPRGELRTEARSMAPVLAQINEILAAVLPSDTVIAGDSSQITYFGTTSFFPVQKPHQLLYTPAYATLGYGLPAAIGAKVADPDRPVVGLIGDGALMFAVQEFITAVEQGVDLPIICINNGGYGEIRQNMEDRDLAPVGVNLTQPDWVRLAEGFGLTAFNVESLDELAGVVTKALAVKGPSLIHVSIE; encoded by the coding sequence TTGACCACTTCCATCCCCACCAACAACGTCGGCCTTGCCGTCATGACCACGCTGCGGAACTACGGGATCGACGCGATCTTCGGAATCCCCGGCACCCACAACCTCGAGTTCTACCGGCACCTGGAGCCGCTCGGCATTCGCCCCGTGACCACCCGTCATGAACAAGGAGCCGGGTACGGCTCCGACGGATGGAGCCAGCTCAAGGGGCTTCCCGGCGTCGTGATCACCACCTCCGGACCCGGCCTGCTGAACGCGATGTCCGCCGCGGCCACTTCCTATTGCGAGTCCCGGCCCATGATCATCCTGTCCCCAGGCGCGCCGCGCGGCAGCGAGTTCTCGGACATCGGGCTGCTGCACGAAACGAAGGACCCCACGGGTGCGGTCCGGGCACTGATCGGGCGCAGCACGCGGGTAGCCAGCGGCAGCGAGGCCGTGGAGCTGATTCACGAAGCCTTCTCCTTCTTCGCGCACGGGCGGCCGCGACCGGTCCACATCGAGATCCCGCTGGACGTCCTCGAGGGCGCGTCCGACGTCGACCCCTCCGCACTGGAGGCCCGGCCCTTGGGTGCGCCGAAAACAGCAGCCGACGACGCCGTTGCCACCGCCGCGGAGATCCTCGGCCGCGCTTCGAATCCGGTGATCCTGGCCGGGGGCGGATCGCTCGGAACCGGCGGCGCGCTGCTTGAACTGGCAGAACTCCTGCAAGCCCCCGTGGTGACCACCATCAATGGGAAGGGCGCTATTCCGGAAGCCCATCCCTTGTCGCTGGGCTCGGAAATCCGGCTCGCAGCGGCCCAGGATCTGTGCAACGCTTCCGACGCGCTGCTGGTGATCGGTTCCAAGGTGGGCGAGTCAGAGCTGTGGGGCGGCAAGATCGTGCCGCAGGGTTCGTGCATCCGGATCGACATCGACCCCGCCCAACTGCAGTGCAATCTTGCGCCGGACGTCGAGCTCCTGGGCAACGCGTCCGCCGTCGTGCCCCAACTGCTCGCGGCACTCGCCGGACATGAGCCGGGCCCCGCTCCGGAATTGGACCACCCGCGGGGCGAACTGCGGACCGAAGCCCGTTCCATGGCGCCGGTGCTGGCCCAAATCAACGAGATCCTTGCAGCGGTCTTGCCCTCGGACACGGTCATTGCGGGCGATTCCTCGCAGATCACCTATTTCGGAACCACGTCCTTCTTCCCCGTGCAGAAGCCACATCAGCTCCTGTACACGCCCGCGTACGCCACATTGGGTTATGGACTGCCGGCCGCGATTGGCGCAAAGGTGGCCGACCCCGATCGTCCCGTGGTGGGGCTGATCGGCGACGGCGCGCTCATGTTCGCTGTCCAGGAATTCATCACCGCCGTGGAGCAGGGCGTGGACCTGCCCATCATCTGCATCAACAACGGGGGCTACGGGGAAATCCGGCAAAACATGGAGGACCGGGATCTGGCCCCCGTCGGCGTGAACTTGACGCAGCCCGACTGGGTGCGGCTGGCCGAAGGCTTCGGTCTGACGGCGTTCAACGTGGAATCCCTCGACGAACTCGCCGGGGTGGTCACCAAAGCGCTCGCCGTCAAAGGACCAAGCCTCATCCACGTGAGCATCGAGTAG